One window from the genome of Pseudoalteromonas sp. '520P1 No. 423' encodes:
- a CDS encoding prepilin-type N-terminal cleavage/methylation domain-containing protein gives MKSNLGFTLVELIITLIILGILSVTVIPKFFGPALFDSYTARDQAMSALRTMQLRAMQMTDDNKCHKFIISTDLIAPPSPITDTNTCSNTANAADNPDYLSVTLDSSRTDVTFDADNAAGSTFSQIAFDDLGKPCLGNPVTFTNGHCTSTNEGNCDTNGCKITVGEVAICISGEGAIYGC, from the coding sequence TTGAAAAGTAATCTAGGTTTTACCTTAGTCGAGCTGATCATAACATTAATTATTTTGGGGATCCTGTCGGTGACAGTGATCCCCAAATTTTTTGGCCCAGCATTATTTGATTCTTATACTGCACGCGATCAAGCGATGTCGGCTTTAAGAACTATGCAGTTACGTGCCATGCAAATGACTGATGATAATAAGTGTCATAAATTTATTATTTCAACTGATTTAATCGCACCACCTTCTCCTATTACAGATACCAATACCTGTTCAAATACTGCCAATGCAGCAGATAACCCAGATTATTTATCTGTGACTTTAGATAGCAGCCGTACTGATGTCACTTTTGATGCTGATAATGCAGCCGGTTCTACTTTCAGCCAAATTGCATTTGATGATTTAGGCAAACCATGCTTAGGTAACCCTGTCACTTTCACTAATGGCCACTGTACCAGTACTAATGAAGGCAATTGCGATACGAACGGATGTAAAATAACAGTTGGCGAAGTGGCTATTTGCATATCTGGTGAGGGGGCCATTTATGGCTGTTAA
- a CDS encoding prepilin-type N-terminal cleavage/methylation domain-containing protein, which translates to MNKNKGFTLIELIIVIVILGILAVTAAPKFLDLQGDANSSTIQGVDGAINSAMNVVYGKAVIAGVASITANTGVGIDMNGNGNATDTGVDILTSFGYPTANANGLLVALDLDTTTDFDGAEVSPYYVISAKGSTAPSAADVVATNGDEDGCYVAYQPATGTTVPAKTIVNVDAC; encoded by the coding sequence ATGAATAAAAATAAAGGCTTTACTTTAATCGAATTAATAATAGTGATTGTTATTTTAGGTATTTTAGCTGTAACAGCTGCTCCTAAGTTTTTAGATTTACAAGGCGATGCAAACTCTTCAACAATTCAAGGTGTTGATGGGGCAATAAATAGTGCTATGAATGTTGTATATGGTAAGGCTGTTATTGCAGGTGTAGCTTCAATTACTGCAAATACCGGTGTAGGTATTGATATGAATGGGAATGGGAACGCAACAGATACCGGAGTTGATATTTTGACATCATTTGGTTACCCAACAGCGAATGCTAATGGTTTATTAGTTGCATTAGATTTAGATACCACAACAGATTTTGATGGGGCTGAAGTATCCCCTTATTACGTAATTTCAGCAAAAGGAAGTACAGCTCCTAGCGCTGCAGATGTTGTTGCTACAAATGGTGATGAAGATGGATGTTATGTCGCTTATCAACCTGCTACAGGTACTACAGTTCCAGCAAAAACAATTGTAAATGTGGATGCTTGTTAA
- a CDS encoding prepilin-type N-terminal cleavage/methylation domain-containing protein, which produces MKLMNKKQTGFTLIELIIVIVILGILAVTAAPKFLNLQGDANASTIKGVDGAINSAMSIVYGKAIIADKQSSTGESLTINGDTINIEYGYPEASDDGVAEMLDIDIVNDFSTSTVATTLEYVIRAKGSTAPTVVAASDGDSADTTSDGCYVSYKEAADADTPPVVIVNTDKC; this is translated from the coding sequence ATGAAGTTGATGAATAAAAAACAAACAGGTTTTACATTAATTGAATTAATTATTGTTATTGTTATTTTAGGAATTTTGGCAGTAACGGCCGCACCTAAGTTTTTAAATTTGCAAGGAGATGCAAACGCATCAACAATTAAAGGTGTTGATGGAGCTATAAATAGTGCAATGTCAATAGTTTATGGTAAAGCGATAATAGCAGATAAGCAATCATCAACAGGTGAAAGCTTAACAATTAATGGCGATACAATTAATATAGAATATGGTTATCCCGAAGCTTCAGATGATGGCGTAGCTGAAATGTTAGATATCGATATAGTTAATGATTTTTCTACCTCTACGGTAGCGACAACTTTAGAATATGTAATTCGTGCTAAAGGGAGTACAGCACCAACAGTTGTAGCAGCAAGCGATGGCGATTCAGCTGATACTACATCTGATGGATGTTATGTTTCGTATAAAGAAGCAGCAGATGCTGATACACCACCAGTAGTAATTGTTAATACAGATAAATGTTAG
- a CDS encoding prepilin-type N-terminal cleavage/methylation domain-containing protein — translation MMKKQSGFTLIELIIVVIILGLLAATALPRFLDVTDQAEEASIEGVAGGFAAAVGLVRAQWELEGRPNGESRAANKTLVTYDTLQIGVDGTIGYPTARSTEGDTRATQMTKDKCQQVFNDILQSAPNNTIGSLEADIQENRYLVRLDENSGNDQCIYYLTNSLDINDIPVDGTIKTNTQGFTYLPQTGQVLVFN, via the coding sequence ATGATGAAAAAACAAAGTGGTTTTACATTAATTGAATTAATAATTGTAGTGATTATTTTAGGTTTGTTAGCTGCAACTGCTTTACCGCGTTTTTTAGATGTAACAGATCAAGCTGAAGAGGCCTCAATTGAAGGCGTTGCTGGTGGCTTTGCTGCAGCTGTAGGGCTTGTTAGAGCACAATGGGAGCTTGAAGGGCGACCAAATGGCGAGTCACGTGCGGCAAATAAAACATTAGTAACATACGATACCTTGCAAATCGGTGTTGATGGCACTATTGGCTACCCAACAGCACGAAGTACCGAAGGCGACACTCGCGCAACTCAAATGACTAAGGACAAATGTCAGCAAGTATTTAATGATATATTGCAAAGTGCGCCTAATAACACAATAGGTTCATTAGAAGCGGATATACAAGAAAATAGATATTTAGTGAGATTAGATGAAAATTCAGGTAATGATCAATGTATTTATTACTTAACTAACTCTTTAGATATAAATGATATACCGGTTGATGGTACAATAAAAACAAATACCCAAGGCTTTACCTATTTACCACAAACGGGTCAAGTTTTAGTCTTTAACTAA
- a CDS encoding type II secretion system F family protein, protein MAFFTYQAKDSQGKLIKGTLEATNQAAAADSLLKKQCIPMRIVETKKSSDSASFDINDLFEKPVGLEDLIIFSRQMYSLMKAGIPIIRAIIGLAETTTHKRFSETLKDLVVQLEQGRNLSTAMASHKKVFNRLMVSIVMVGESTGKLEDAFEQLATYFEREQETRKQIKSAMRYPIFVIFALIAAMFILNIFVIPTFADMFKKFNAELPLMTRILISTSDFMVNYWGAVLGSMAATGVIARNYIASEVGRLKWDRIKLKIPLVGSIIERSLLSRYSRSFAMILRSGVPMTTGLTLVSEAVDNAHMAHKVIDMRRGIEKGESLLRVSRNSGLFSQLVLQMVAVGEETGQVDELLQESAEFYEREVDFDLKSLTAKIEPILISIVAGMVLVLALGIFTPMWDMMSAIKG, encoded by the coding sequence ATGGCATTTTTCACTTATCAGGCTAAGGATAGCCAAGGTAAATTAATTAAGGGCACACTAGAGGCAACAAACCAAGCAGCAGCAGCTGATAGTTTATTAAAAAAGCAATGCATACCAATGCGCATTGTTGAAACAAAAAAATCATCCGATTCTGCTAGTTTTGATATTAATGATTTATTTGAAAAACCAGTTGGGTTAGAAGATTTAATAATTTTTTCTCGTCAAATGTACTCGTTAATGAAAGCGGGTATTCCGATTATTAGAGCAATAATCGGATTAGCCGAAACCACAACCCATAAACGCTTTAGCGAAACCCTCAAAGATTTAGTTGTGCAGTTAGAGCAAGGTCGAAATTTATCTACTGCTATGGCATCTCATAAAAAGGTATTTAACCGACTTATGGTGTCTATTGTGATGGTAGGTGAGAGTACCGGTAAGCTAGAAGATGCCTTTGAGCAATTAGCGACTTATTTTGAACGAGAGCAAGAAACCCGAAAGCAAATAAAATCTGCGATGCGTTATCCTATCTTTGTAATTTTTGCTTTAATCGCAGCGATGTTTATTTTAAACATTTTTGTAATTCCCACCTTTGCGGATATGTTTAAAAAATTCAATGCAGAATTGCCTCTGATGACGCGTATTCTAATTTCTACTTCAGATTTTATGGTGAATTATTGGGGCGCGGTATTAGGTAGCATGGCAGCAACGGGTGTGATTGCACGTAACTACATCGCCTCTGAAGTCGGGCGATTAAAATGGGATCGTATTAAATTAAAAATTCCCTTAGTAGGTAGTATTATTGAACGTTCGTTATTATCTCGTTATAGCCGAAGTTTTGCCATGATATTACGCTCAGGTGTACCTATGACAACAGGGCTTACTTTAGTATCAGAAGCCGTTGATAATGCGCATATGGCTCATAAAGTCATTGATATGCGTCGTGGCATAGAAAAAGGCGAAAGCTTGTTGAGGGTATCTCGTAACAGTGGTTTGTTTTCTCAGCTTGTATTGCAAATGGTTGCGGTAGGTGAGGAAACAGGTCAAGTTGATGAGCTACTACAGGAATCAGCAGAGTTTTATGAACGTGAAGTCGATTTTGATTTAAAAAGCCTAACAGCAAAAATAGAACCCATATTAATTTCTATTGTAGCAGGCATGGTACTTGTATTAGCTCTAGGTATATTTACACCTATGTGGGACATGATGTCAGCAATAAAAGGTTAG
- a CDS encoding GspE/PulE family protein: MRPKLKMRLGDLLVHEGIIEEQDLLSALKEQKASGRKLGATLIDQGVISEPQLLRFLAQQLNVPFLDISQRQIPSKIANLLPEVFARRFKALVIEDQGDSVLLGMSDPADLSSLDQLAPMLAPKEIALAVVQESQMMAAFDNLYRRTQDIENFASQLQEENKDEEEFDLNALDDDTSDATVVKLLQSIFEDGAQMRASDIHIEPDDGLLRIRQRIDGILHESVLNQVAIASALVLRLKLMAGLDISEKRLPQDGRFNIKVKKHSLDIRVSTMPVQHGESVVMRLLDQSAGLLTLDQTGMPDRMLKRVRETLKRPHGMILVTGPTGSGKTTTLYGALSELNQPNNKIITVEDPVEYRIGRINQVQVNSKIGLDFARVLRTTLRQDPDIIMVGEMRDQETVEIGLRGALTGHLVLSTLHTNDAITSAMRLIDMGAPSYLVASSLRAILAQRLVRRLCDNCKVDYQPDAQEQSWIQYLSKGKEQNHHYHTGSGCTNCNHTGFKGRIGVFELLEMNEAMMDALRLSDTQAFAKAARDNPDFEPLSMMALAYATQGITSLDEVFRVAENMPEIEVKTMEATL; this comes from the coding sequence ATCAGACCTAAACTAAAAATGCGACTTGGTGATCTATTAGTTCATGAAGGGATCATTGAAGAACAAGATTTATTAAGCGCATTAAAAGAGCAAAAAGCTTCAGGCCGTAAATTGGGTGCCACCTTAATTGATCAAGGTGTCATTAGTGAGCCGCAGCTATTACGCTTTTTAGCACAACAACTTAATGTGCCATTTTTAGATATATCTCAAAGACAAATACCTTCAAAAATTGCTAATTTATTACCTGAAGTATTTGCACGTCGTTTTAAAGCATTAGTCATAGAAGACCAAGGTGACAGTGTATTACTTGGTATGAGTGATCCAGCAGATTTGAGTAGTTTAGATCAGCTAGCGCCTATGTTGGCACCTAAAGAAATTGCATTAGCGGTTGTTCAAGAAAGCCAAATGATGGCGGCTTTTGATAATTTATATCGTAGAACACAAGATATAGAAAATTTTGCAAGTCAACTTCAAGAAGAAAATAAAGACGAAGAAGAGTTTGATTTAAATGCACTTGATGATGATACCTCAGACGCAACCGTAGTTAAGTTATTGCAATCTATTTTTGAAGATGGAGCACAAATGCGTGCATCAGATATACATATTGAACCTGATGATGGGTTATTGCGTATTCGCCAACGTATAGATGGCATATTGCATGAGAGTGTTTTAAATCAGGTTGCGATTGCTTCTGCATTAGTTTTAAGATTAAAACTAATGGCAGGATTAGATATCTCTGAAAAACGATTACCGCAAGATGGTCGTTTTAATATAAAAGTTAAAAAGCATAGCTTAGATATTCGTGTTTCAACTATGCCAGTGCAGCATGGTGAGTCGGTTGTAATGCGTTTATTGGACCAATCAGCGGGTTTATTAACGTTAGACCAAACGGGTATGCCTGATCGTATGCTAAAGCGTGTACGCGAAACATTAAAACGCCCGCACGGTATGATATTAGTTACTGGGCCAACAGGTTCTGGTAAAACAACAACTTTATATGGCGCATTAAGTGAATTAAATCAGCCTAATAATAAAATTATTACGGTTGAAGACCCAGTTGAATATCGTATTGGTCGAATTAACCAAGTACAAGTGAATAGCAAAATAGGGCTCGATTTTGCGCGTGTTTTACGAACCACATTAAGACAAGATCCCGACATCATCATGGTGGGGGAAATGCGTGACCAAGAAACAGTTGAAATTGGTTTACGTGGTGCATTAACAGGTCACTTAGTATTATCTACACTGCATACCAATGATGCTATCACCAGTGCAATGCGTTTAATTGATATGGGCGCACCTTCATACTTAGTGGCCAGCTCACTTCGAGCGATTTTAGCGCAGCGATTAGTACGCCGTTTATGTGATAACTGTAAAGTAGACTACCAACCAGATGCGCAAGAGCAGTCTTGGATCCAATATTTAAGCAAAGGCAAAGAGCAAAACCATCATTACCATACAGGTAGTGGGTGTACTAACTGTAATCATACAGGGTTTAAAGGTCGAATCGGTGTATTTGAGCTATTAGAAATGAATGAAGCCATGATGGATGCACTTAGATTGTCGGATACTCAAGCTTTTGCCAAAGCCGCCAGAGATAACCCCGATTTTGAACCGCTTTCTATGATGGCGCTAGCTTATGCCACACAAGGTATTACTAGCCTAGATGAAGTATTTAGAGTGGCTGAAAATATGCCTGAAATTGAAGTGAAAACTATGGAAGCCACACTCTAG
- a CDS encoding tetratricopeptide repeat protein, producing MSVINKMLKDIEHRESNDALYLDPTVKVENVRNNTQLFQRIGLVAMAVSIAIGAYWFIPSKQQDEPVIAAQIQKVEPQKISQAVDKQKKSVESDDADLKKVKTSALKVAQERIKILEADIAKKETEQTLKPLASSEQVKESIKEPEQQTIALAKEVIPPPTIIKDKPKSVAKIRKISTRERAENWFTQGKEAFQFGLIEDAIAALDKTLILIPLHIEARSLLAAAYYGREQSQEAESILRHGLSLNPDVMRWRILLAKILVEKGSYQSVAPVLSKRYEVNANIDFWILKGTASQQLGEHKVAQNCFGKLTQLEPGEAKWWLALATSNDALGNYHNAKRFYLTAIELGGLSPNAHNHAKQRLAKIGLL from the coding sequence ATGAGCGTAATAAATAAAATGCTCAAAGACATTGAGCATAGAGAGTCAAATGATGCGCTCTACTTAGATCCAACAGTAAAAGTAGAAAATGTTAGAAATAATACTCAGTTATTTCAACGTATAGGTCTAGTAGCAATGGCTGTAAGCATAGCCATTGGTGCATACTGGTTTATTCCGAGCAAACAGCAAGATGAGCCTGTTATAGCTGCACAGATTCAAAAAGTTGAACCGCAAAAAATAAGTCAAGCAGTTGATAAACAAAAAAAGAGTGTTGAATCTGATGATGCAGACTTAAAAAAAGTGAAAACATCGGCTTTAAAGGTAGCTCAAGAACGCATCAAAATACTTGAAGCTGATATTGCTAAAAAAGAAACTGAACAAACACTAAAACCTTTAGCTTCTTCAGAACAAGTTAAAGAGTCAATTAAAGAACCAGAACAGCAGACAATAGCGCTTGCAAAAGAAGTAATACCACCACCGACTATTATTAAAGATAAGCCAAAATCAGTAGCTAAAATCAGAAAAATTTCAACAAGAGAACGTGCTGAAAACTGGTTTACCCAAGGTAAAGAAGCGTTTCAATTTGGCTTAATTGAGGATGCGATTGCAGCTTTAGATAAAACCTTAATTTTAATACCATTACATATTGAAGCGCGTAGTTTACTTGCTGCAGCTTATTATGGCAGAGAGCAATCACAAGAAGCGGAATCTATATTAAGGCATGGTTTAAGTTTAAATCCTGATGTAATGCGCTGGCGTATTTTGTTAGCTAAAATATTAGTAGAGAAAGGGAGTTACCAATCGGTAGCACCTGTTTTATCGAAGCGATATGAAGTGAACGCCAATATTGATTTTTGGATTTTAAAAGGAACAGCTTCACAGCAATTAGGTGAGCATAAAGTGGCACAAAATTGCTTTGGTAAATTAACGCAGTTGGAGCCTGGTGAGGCAAAGTGGTGGTTAGCATTGGCAACATCAAATGATGCTTTAGGTAATTACCATAACGCTAAGCGTTTTTATTTAACAGCGATTGAGTTAGGTGGTTTATCTCCTAATGCACATAACCACGCAAAACAAAGACTTGCAAAAATTGGATTGTTATAA
- a CDS encoding ExeA family protein: MYLSFFNLKEMPFSLTPNTEFFCALEPHNEAMQVLFTALNMGEGFIKVTGEVGTGKTLLCRKLLNSLPKNMVNMVTAYLPNSYLNPEELRWAFASELGLALDEQLDQQALIQKIQHKLLELHKNGQTVVLIIDEAQCLSWDTLEALRLFTNLETESKKLLQVVLFGQPELDEKLANERVRQLRQRISFSYNLRPMNDSEVVHYIQHRLMVAAKDLADNNNSPKLFSNNLGLQIAKASRGIPRLVNLLCHKVLLQAFGEGAQELTAKHIQAAIKDTEDCAENNNNYWWIGSTALVSAFVAGIWIWRQVL, from the coding sequence ATGTATTTAAGTTTTTTTAACCTTAAAGAAATGCCATTTTCTTTAACGCCTAATACTGAGTTTTTTTGTGCGTTAGAGCCTCATAATGAAGCAATGCAGGTATTGTTTACTGCATTAAATATGGGCGAAGGCTTTATTAAAGTAACGGGCGAAGTTGGCACCGGAAAAACTTTATTGTGCCGTAAGTTGCTTAATAGTTTACCTAAAAATATGGTGAATATGGTTACAGCCTATTTACCCAATTCATATTTGAACCCTGAAGAGTTACGCTGGGCTTTTGCAAGTGAACTAGGTTTAGCGTTAGATGAGCAATTAGATCAGCAGGCATTGATACAAAAAATACAGCATAAATTGTTAGAGCTTCATAAAAATGGCCAAACGGTTGTGTTAATCATTGATGAAGCACAATGTTTAAGTTGGGATACATTAGAAGCCTTACGGCTATTTACTAACTTAGAAACCGAAAGTAAAAAGCTGCTACAAGTTGTGTTATTTGGTCAGCCTGAGCTTGATGAAAAGTTAGCAAATGAAAGGGTAAGACAATTACGTCAAAGAATTAGTTTTTCATATAATCTGCGTCCTATGAATGACTCTGAAGTTGTTCACTACATTCAACATAGGCTCATGGTAGCGGCTAAAGACTTAGCAGATAACAATAACTCACCCAAGCTTTTTTCAAATAACTTAGGATTGCAAATCGCAAAAGCCAGTAGAGGAATACCTAGATTAGTTAACTTATTATGCCATAAGGTATTACTGCAAGCTTTTGGCGAAGGTGCTCAAGAGTTAACGGCAAAACATATACAAGCAGCCATAAAAGATACTGAAGATTGTGCTGAGAATAATAATAACTATTGGTGGATTGGTAGTACGGCTTTGGTGTCGGCATTTGTTGCTGGTATTTGGATTTGGAGACAAGTTTTATGA
- the mshL gene encoding pilus (MSHA type) biogenesis protein MshL, giving the protein MKLNVKKIYQLSILSLAISFIAGCEITDNKSAIQPHITGELTPKEGDAKNVDEDIVPDALAQELLTSVSSNLLIPKELEIKRFEVAANEVEIRDFFVGLVDDTPYSVAVHPEVSGKISLNLKDVSLDEVIKVIIRMYEIDVFREGKVVQVLPAKMRTESIPVNYLMMKRSGSSSVSVVAGGVSQFDQGAGSSSSSGNLNNSVNNQNSSSGNGSGGSGGGSQLNGANIQSSSNTDFWGELKTALESLVGKDKGRYVIVSPQASMVTVHALPSEIAAMKDFLNKSEESLQRQVILEAKVIEVTLKDDYQQGVNWEQVIGHIGSTDITFGTSAVGAATNSIAAELGGSTSISFKNTDFSGVINLLETQGDVQMLSNPRVTAINNQKAVIKVGQDEYFVTEVSSTTVTGNSTTTTPEIELTPFFTGIALDVTPQIDVNGSVILHVHPSVTETAEQKKVITLNNEEFILPLAQSNIREADTIIRAGSGEIVVIGGLMQTVTTDEESKTPLLGDLPVLGNLFKSIRKRQEKKELVILIKPTVVMADSWQKQQKRSMQLLKSWYAN; this is encoded by the coding sequence ATGAAATTAAACGTTAAAAAAATATATCAACTTAGTATTTTATCGCTAGCCATCAGTTTCATTGCCGGTTGTGAAATAACAGATAATAAAAGCGCAATACAACCTCATATTACAGGTGAGTTAACACCTAAAGAAGGTGATGCAAAAAACGTTGATGAAGATATTGTTCCTGATGCATTAGCACAAGAGTTATTAACTTCTGTAAGCTCAAATTTATTAATTCCAAAAGAATTGGAAATTAAACGTTTTGAAGTTGCGGCAAATGAAGTTGAAATCCGTGATTTTTTTGTCGGTCTTGTCGACGATACCCCTTATAGTGTTGCTGTTCACCCTGAAGTAAGCGGAAAAATAAGTCTAAATTTAAAAGATGTGAGCCTAGATGAAGTAATTAAAGTCATCATTCGCATGTATGAAATAGATGTTTTTCGTGAAGGTAAAGTAGTGCAAGTTTTACCTGCAAAAATGCGAACAGAATCAATTCCTGTAAACTACTTAATGATGAAGCGCTCGGGTAGTTCAAGTGTAAGTGTGGTCGCTGGTGGTGTTAGTCAGTTTGATCAAGGTGCAGGTAGTTCATCTAGCTCAGGTAATTTAAATAATAGCGTAAACAATCAAAATAGCTCAAGTGGCAATGGTTCTGGCGGGTCAGGTGGTGGTTCTCAGTTAAACGGCGCTAATATTCAAAGCTCTTCTAATACAGATTTTTGGGGTGAATTAAAAACAGCATTAGAATCTTTAGTTGGAAAAGATAAAGGCCGCTACGTGATAGTGAGTCCTCAAGCGAGTATGGTTACGGTTCATGCGTTGCCAAGTGAAATAGCAGCAATGAAAGATTTTTTAAATAAAAGCGAAGAAAGCCTGCAACGACAAGTCATATTAGAAGCAAAAGTAATCGAAGTGACACTTAAAGATGATTACCAGCAAGGAGTTAACTGGGAACAAGTAATAGGGCATATTGGCAGTACAGATATTACTTTTGGCACATCTGCTGTTGGTGCTGCTACAAATTCAATTGCTGCTGAACTTGGCGGTTCAACTAGTATTTCTTTTAAAAATACCGATTTTTCTGGTGTGATTAACTTACTTGAAACTCAGGGCGACGTGCAAATGCTATCTAACCCAAGAGTCACGGCAATTAACAATCAAAAAGCGGTGATTAAAGTGGGTCAAGATGAATATTTTGTAACTGAAGTATCAAGTACTACAGTGACAGGTAATTCAACTACCACAACGCCTGAAATTGAGTTAACACCATTTTTCACGGGTATTGCGCTTGATGTCACACCTCAAATAGATGTCAACGGTTCGGTTATTTTACATGTACATCCTTCGGTAACAGAAACTGCTGAGCAAAAGAAAGTGATCACACTCAATAACGAAGAATTCATATTACCATTAGCACAAAGTAATATTCGTGAGGCCGATACTATTATCAGAGCGGGCTCTGGTGAAATAGTAGTGATTGGTGGCTTAATGCAAACAGTGACAACAGATGAAGAATCTAAAACACCTTTATTAGGCGATTTGCCTGTATTGGGCAATTTATTCAAAAGTATTCGAAAACGCCAAGAGAAAAAAGAGTTAGTGATCTTAATTAAACCTACGGTCGTAATGGCTGACTCTTGGCAAAAACAGCAAAAGCGTTCAATGCAATTATTAAAAAGTTGGTATGCTAACTAA